The following DNA comes from Deltaproteobacteria bacterium.
TTTTGCGCTAAGAGGTCGTAGAACTTCTTTCGATTAAAACTCTTCCCGTCTGTGCATTTCGCCATAATGGGAGCTATCTGGCTCATGTAAACGTCGGTCGAGATATCTCTATCCGCTATATAGCTACCAATACGAGATGTGTTCGAAAGTTTCCTTGGGTCGAGTCCAGACTGCTGAACTGCTTCATAAGCAGCAAGAAAGAATGACTGGATATCATCGTCTTCCGGTAACCTTGAAAACAATTCGTTATCTAGTTCGGCGTATTGGTTGAAATCAACTTTTGGTAATGGCGCACCAATTTTAACAAGATCTCCTTTTAATTGGTATTCCGGAATAGAACGAATTGCGTTCTCTTGCTTTAGCACTTTGTGCCACAGTGTTTCTTTACCAATTCCAAAAGGGCTTACGGCACCCATTCCTGTTACTACGACTCTTTTCATTTTACATTCCATTTCTGGCAGTGGACTAACGAAGGCTTGCGCTTTGGCTAGCTCGACTTGTTTTCTGGTGTTTGAAGGATGATGCTGCAGACTGAACCAAAGTAATCAAAGCAATTTGATAATACGTTTTTATGATTCGTTATCCGCGCGTCGTGGCGGACATAGTCAATGCTCTGGTTCTCAAAGAACTCTCCATCGCCTAGGATGGGGGCGATGAAACCTTCATCGAGTTGGATAGCGGCGTAGGCTACATTGATTGAACTAGAAGCGCCAAGCCCATGGCCAATTGTTCCGGCGGTTGCAGTGATGGCCGCACCTTTACCAAAAACGTTTTTGATGGCGATGGCTTCGGCTTGGTCCAGTTTTGGGATGCCGCAAGCATTGGCTTGGACAACTTCGATATCTTCGGGCTTGAGACCGGAATCGATGATGCAATTTAACATATTGTCTTCGTATGCCTGCGCTATGTCTTGAATATCTAACTCTTCAAGATCAGGCAGGTATGACTGGGTGTAGCCTGTGATGTCTGCATAACGTTTGGCGCCACGTTCTTGCGCTACATCTGCGCGCTCGACAACGAGAGTGGCTGCGCCTTCGGCTACCCAAAGTCCATCTGAATCCTTGGCGAATGGCCTTCCACCTGATTTTTCAACTGAAGCAATACCCCGCTCATTAAGACGGTGAATTTGGTCCACTGCAGGCTCCCATTCGGAGCTTCCACAAACGATGCGCTTGGCGCGCTGATCAGCGATGGCGTACATTGCATTACCGATGCTTACCATGCCGCTGGCAACGCCGTTTACGCAGCTGTAATTGATGCCCTTGATGCCATTTTGAATCGAAATTTGTCCAGCGGTTGTGTTGGGGAGTCTGGGAAGAATCCACAGGGGAGGTAATTTACGATAACCCATAGAACCGAGTAGCTCGTAGTCTATGGTTTCATCAGACTTTACACAGGGTACAAAAGCCGCCCGGGTGCTGGCAACGCTGTTGTTAACGCCCGCACCATAGATGACTCCATTCCCGTCTTCGTCGGCTGAGATTTCTTGTTTTGTAAGCCCAGCATGCTTGAGTGCAAGGCGTGACGAAACGCTTCCGAACAATACGGGCCTGGTCATAAAACGAATGGACCGGCGGTCTTCGATGTATTGCTTGGGATCAAAGTCTGGAACCAACGCAGTGTAGATTGGAAAGTCCTCATCGGTGGTGGACGTTGTTTGTAGTGCTGACTTGCCGTTTTTGAGTCCGTCGATATGGGTGTCTAATTCTAGTCCCATTGGGGTGACGACTCCCACGCCTGTAATGGATATATGGTTTGTTTTACTCATGGTAGATTCCTCGGGTTCATATTTTCGTGATGTTGATTAGGCGGCGGCCATAACCAGCGATGCATTGTAGCCGCCGATTCCGCTGGAGTTAGAAATGCAATATTGCAGGTCGGTATTACGGTTTCCCTCAGCTACGTAATCCAAGTCACAGTCTCTGCATCCTTGTTTGAAATTGCGGGTTCGGTGAATGGTCTTTTCCTGAAGGCTTTTTGCGCAAATGGCTGCTTCAATAGCTCCACTGGCAGCAAGTGTGTGACCGAGCATCGATTTCGTGCTGTTGATTGGGACGCCTGGTGCTCTTTTTCCAAATAAACTTTTGATGGCTTGTGTTTCGACTGCATCATTGGCTTTGGTGGAAGTGGCATGCGCATTAACGTAGTCGATTGCTTTTTCGTCAATTCCGGCATTGGCCATAGCTTGTTGCATGGCTCGAATCTTTCCTTCTTCACTGGGGTCGGTTACTCGAAATGCATCCATTGTCATGCCGGTTCCAACAATTCTTGAAATTGGTTCTGCCTGGCGTTTTTCTGCATGCTTTGCTTCCTCGAGTACCAATACACAGGCACCTTCACCCAGAACAAAACCAGTTCGGTCTTTGTCGAAAGGTCTCATCGCATTGTCGGGAGAGTCGGATGGAGAGATCATTCCCAGTCGGGAATAACCACTTAGGTAAGGCGCAGCTAGCTTACTGGATGTTGCACCGGCAAGCATGACATCAGCTTGGCCAGTTTGAATCATACTAAAAGCATTACCAATTGCGACAGTGCCACTGGCACAAGCATTGACGACCGTGGACCCGTAGCCTTTGAGACCAGCGGCAATAGATAGATAGGAGAGCCATAGGTTTGGATAGGTATCGAGGAACCAGCGTGGACGGCGTCCTTCTAGAGGCTGGCTGCTGTAGCGCTCGGCCATTCCTGTTCCAGTACCAATGATGGCTCCAATGTTGTATCGCTCGCAGTCATCGGGTGCATTAAGAGAGGCTTCTTTGAGAGCGGACAGACCAGAGTAAACAAGCATGTTGGTTACTTTATTGGTGTTGCGAAGCAGTTTGGGGTTTAGGTTGAATTGGCTTAGGTCGAAGTCGGCCGCCGCAGCGGCCACATTGACACCATGTCCTTCAAGCTCAGGGGCAATGGAAGAAAGTTTATCGAATCCGTGCTCTCCTTCGAGTACGCTATTCCATACAGTATCTACACTGCTACCCAGGGACGTAACCATCCCTATGCCGGTAATTACAACATCGCGCTGAGTACTCATCATGCCAATCTCCTTATGCTCTCTGTTTTGTTGAGGCTCTTTTTATGCGCTGGCTCTATGGCTGATAAAATCGCTGAGGACTTGAACCGAAAAGAAAACGTTTGGGTCTTGGCTTTTGCTGAAGTCGGCGATGACGTTGGAACGGATATGGCTGTAGTCTTTTTCCAGCTTGTCCGTAACTTCCTTGTTAAGTGCTCCGGTTGTGTCGAAGAGATCGGCTTCTCTTAAGAAGGCAGGGAAGATGTCACCAGGATTTACTTTGCCATCAACTTCTTGCTCAATTCCGTATGCAATGTCGATGAAGTCGATGGACTCGACGGCGAGATCATCAATTAGGTTGGCATCTTCTTTGATATCGGAATCGTCAA
Coding sequences within:
- a CDS encoding beta-ketoacyl-[acyl-carrier-protein] synthase family protein — translated: MMSTQRDVVITGIGMVTSLGSSVDTVWNSVLEGEHGFDKLSSIAPELEGHGVNVAAAAADFDLSQFNLNPKLLRNTNKVTNMLVYSGLSALKEASLNAPDDCERYNIGAIIGTGTGMAERYSSQPLEGRRPRWFLDTYPNLWLSYLSIAAGLKGYGSTVVNACASGTVAIGNAFSMIQTGQADVMLAGATSSKLAAPYLSGYSRLGMISPSDSPDNAMRPFDKDRTGFVLGEGACVLVLEEAKHAEKRQAEPISRIVGTGMTMDAFRVTDPSEEGKIRAMQQAMANAGIDEKAIDYVNAHATSTKANDAVETQAIKSLFGKRAPGVPINSTKSMLGHTLAASGAIEAAICAKSLQEKTIHRTRNFKQGCRDCDLDYVAEGNRNTDLQYCISNSSGIGGYNASLVMAAA